From one Chryseobacterium sp. 3008163 genomic stretch:
- a CDS encoding VOC family protein — protein sequence MIKIKYAHTNIITKDWKKLANFYEIVFDCIPVPPIRTYQGEWLDKGTGVVNADIQGMQLRLPGYGDNGPTLEIYQYSKMINAERHIANQKGFGHIAFHVEDIAGLLALALSNGASKIGELSEHHFDNKGVFKFIYISDPDGNIIELLNWS from the coding sequence ATGATAAAAATAAAGTACGCTCATACCAACATAATAACGAAGGATTGGAAGAAACTTGCAAATTTCTATGAAATCGTATTTGATTGCATACCAGTTCCACCTATACGAACCTATCAAGGAGAGTGGCTTGACAAAGGCACCGGTGTTGTAAATGCTGATATACAAGGGATGCAATTACGTTTACCCGGCTATGGCGATAATGGACCAACACTCGAGATCTATCAGTATTCCAAAATGATAAATGCTGAAAGACACATTGCTAATCAAAAAGGATTTGGACATATTGCATTCCATGTAGAGGATATTGCCGGACTTTTAGCATTAGCATTATCGAATGGAGCATCGAAGATTGGAGAGCTAAGCGAACATCATTTTGATAATAAGGGTGTGTTTAAGTTTATTTATATCTCGGATCCTGACGGAAATATAATAGAACTCCTAAACTGGAGTTGA